TCATTCATTTTAAATACCCTTTAGGGCAATGGTAATTAGAAATTCACGCCTTGCAGGAAGATACCCGACAAACTAATTCAGATTTATTTAACGCGATTTAAATAATGCCTCTGCGGACATATCTATCCTTTACATATCTATCCTTTACCTTTCCTGTTTTAGTGTGACAAACGGGTCATCTCTGCCAACGCGACCTGTCACATTTCAGTCATAAATTAGGTGATTACTGAAATAATCAACAGCCATATCACATTAACTTTATTTATGTTTATGACGGAGTTATCATAGTCATGAATGGTCAGACGGCGGATGAAGCCGCCGGAATGATGAATTTTCAGAAGTGGTAAAGCCGTTGCACCACCGTCGTTAGCGGTAATAAATAAGAAGAAAAGTACGTTATTGGATGCGTCCGCCATCGGCGGTTACTCAAGGACATTTTTAAGCCGATTTCTCACTCGTCATACCCATCACAATCAAAAGAAAAGGAAGGACTGATGAATACTGTTCTTGGTGCTTATAACAATTTTCGTGTTGGCGTAAAGCTTGCCATTGGCTTCGGATTGATATTGCTGATGGCGGCAATAATTATGTTGTCAGGGATAAATGGTTTTCGCAATATTGAGGCTTACTCAAAAAAATCGATCATCAGCAATAATGTCAATAACTATCTGGAGGAAGCGCGCCGGGAACGCCTGCGCTTTCAATACACCCATGATTACGCCGCTATCAACAAAAATGGTGAGTTGATCAATAAAATAACGCGCGAGCTGGATACCGCGCAAACGCTAAAATGGGATGCCGACACCCGCGTGGTGCTGGATAAAATCATTCAAACCCTCAAAGAATACGCAGCCACACGAGAAAACCTGATTGCAGCCAGCCAAAAACGCGATGACGCCGCGAAAAAGCTGGATAACGACACCATCACCGTAGCCATTGATAACCTGCACCAGCAGTTTGAGCGTGCTACGTTACCCGCTGACCTGCGCCTGGACTATTTAGCACTGCATGAGCGTTTTAGCACTATCCGCAATCTGGCACATGAATTAACGCTGACCCAGTCAGACAAAACCGAAGCCCGCCTGCGCAAAATGCTTACCGACACCGGCACGCTCATCAACCAGTTGCTGCCACGTTTTGCAAATGAGCAGCAAGATGGGTTAAACCGCGTCTGGCAGCAGTTTGTCACCTACAATGGCGATGTCACTCTCTACACTGCCGCTTATCAGGCCGAAATTGATGCCGCGCAGCGGATGACCAGCATTGCCAACACCCTTAATCAGGCGGTTGACCAGCTCTATCAGGCGCAATTGGTTAAAGTGTCCAATATCATCACACAGTCGCAGTACAGCCAACTGTTTATCGGTATAGCGATTATCGTCGCCGGTATCCTGATGGCCTGGCGGATAACGTTACAGCTTACCCGCCCGCTGCACCAAAGCCTGTCGATGGCCGAGAAAATCGCCAATGGCGACCTCTCCGCCTCTCTCAGCGTGTCGCGTAAAGACGAACTCGGTCAGCTGATGAACGCCATGAATGACATGAGCCTGAAGCTGCGCGAGATGATTGGCTCCATCCGCGAAGGCGTCAACAGCGTCGCCTCCGCCGCCTCCGAAATTGCCGCCGGCAATACCGACCTCTCCTCTCGCACCGAGCAGCAGTCTGCCGCCGTGGTCGAAACCGCCGCCAGCATGGAGCAGCTCACCTCCACCGTTAAACAGAACGCCGATAACGCCCACCACGCCTCGCAACTGGCAGCCGACGCCTCGACCAACGCCAGTAAAGGCGGTGCCATCGTCACCGACGTGGTAAAAACCATGAGCGATATCGCTGGCAGCTCCAAACGTATTTCCGAAATCACCTCCGTCATCAACGGCATCGCCTTTCAGACCAACATTCTTGCCCTGAACGCCGCCGTGGAAGCCGCCAGAGCCGGTGAGCAGGGCCGCGGTTTTGCCGTCGTCGCCGGTGAAGTGCGCAATCTTGCCCAGCGCAGCGCGCAGGCCGCCAAAGAGATTGAAACCCTGATTGGCGAATCGGTTTCCCGCGTCAACACCGGCTCCCGGCTGGTCGAAAGCGCCGGCAAAACCATGGATGACATCATTCGCTCCATCTCTCACGTTCACGACATCATGGATGAAATCGCCTCCGCTTCCGATGAGCAGAGCCGCGGCATCAACCAGATTTCCACCGCCGTCGCCGAGATGGATGCCACCACCCAGCAGAATGCCGCGCTGGTGGAAGAGTCCTCTGCGGCCGCCAACTCCCTTGAGGAGCAATCCGTCGCGCTGGCGCAGGCCGTCTCGGTGTTCCGGCTTGGCAATGAAGGGGCAACCGCGCCGCATAACCGCGTGGCTGCCACTGCGGCCCGCAAACCGCTGATGCTGGCGACCGAGTCCGGCAGCAAGCATGACTGGGAATCTTTCTGATTCCTGCTGCCAGCACTGACCGGGCGCACCGCTGCGCCCGGTTTTATCGCCTCTGGACTCGCTTTTCATCCGAGCTCTCTTGTCCCTTCCGTTTTTGGCTGTAATCCGGTTCTCTCAAGCTCCCGGCATGTGAGCCCCCTTTGCCGGTTCAGGCATAAATACCGCCATTCTTCGCATTTAGGTCGCTACGCTTTTCCTGCAATACTGCCGATGCTATTCATCATCATCCTGATGATATTCAAACAGTATTTAAACCAATATGACGATACAGGCTGACCACAGGCAGTATCGTTTTGATGCAGTTTTGACATCCGGGGACATTATGCATTTATCGTTTCGTTCATTTTTTGGCACCTGGTTCGCCGCACTGGCGTTGGCAGGCACGGCCTGGCTGGCACAGGCTGACACACCCACATCCACCTGGCAGCAAATCAAGCAACGCGGGGAGTTACGCATCGGCGTAGCACAGGGCGAACCCTGGTACTTCAAGAACCCGGCGACCGGCGAATGGGATGGTATCGGCTATCAGGTTGGCAAGGTGCTGGCGAAAGATCTTGGCGTCAGGCTGGTGGCGGTGGAAACCACCTGGGGCAACGCGGTCGCCGCGCTGCAAACCGGCCAGATAGACACCATGCTGGTGCTTGACCCCACCGACGAGCGCAAAAAAGCGGTCGATTTCCCTGAACAACCGTTCTTCTGGTATGCCCAGGGCGTACTGGTGCGTGATGGCATCAGCGTCACCAACTGGGAAGACCTCAACCGGCCGGATATCAAAATCGGCGTCACGCTAGGCTCCAGCCCGGATTTACTGTTGACGAAAACGCTGCCCAACGCGCAACTGGTGCGTTTCCCCAATATGGATGAGGGCGTAGCGGCGTTTTATGCCGGAAGAGTGGATGCATTATCTTATTTCCACCCGGCGCTGGCGCTGCAACAGGCCAAAGTCGGCAAGGGCAACCTGATCCTGCCGAAACCCATCGTGGCGGTCAGTACCAGCGGCGCAATCCGCAAAGAAAATGACCCGGCCTTGCGTCAATTTCTCAGCGACGAATTCGGTAAGCTCTATCAATCCGGCCAGATTCAGCAATTCTACGAACAGGCGCTGAAAGCGCGTGGCGTCGATATCAGTAAAGTGCCGCCGGTTATCCGCGAAGCGTGGAAATAACCGCAGCGCCGCAGGGCATCAGCCTGCAAACAGCGGTGCCAGCACTTGTGCGACATCGGGCTGACGTTCAAGGTCAAGCACGCTATCGATAACGCGCTCACGCTCGCTCTCCCCCAGATGCCGCGATAAATTATCGCGGCACTTGCGTACAATCTCCGCCTCCGTCATCGGGTTTTCCTCACCCCCGGCGGATACACCACTTCCGGCACGCGTTGCCACTGCCCGTCAACCTCAACCCTGATGCGACTCACCGGTCGTCGCTGCCCGGCCATCAGCCGACTCAGGTCATCATCCACCACCAGCTCAACCCGCCGGGCAAACGCCCGCAAGGCCGTACTATGGCGCGTGGTCGCGTCGCTCCAGTTTTGTCGAGGGATGCCGTAGGCCAGGCAGGCCAATGCGGCACACTGAACTGGGCATCGGTTTCACTTAGCACCAGGGTGTCGGCGAACTGCTGCACCAGTGTCTGGCTGCCAGTCACCTGAATCCCCGTTATCCTATATGGCGACAGCGCCTGTTGCGCCTGCCATTGCTCAAACGCCGCCAGCGCGGTGTGCATCCAGCGGCAAGCCGGATAACGCTTGAAGCTGGCATGACGCAAGCGCCAGTCATCTCCCAGCCCATCGACCAATAGCGAGGTATCGCACTGGTCAGAGCCTGCCATGCGCCAGAACCCCTGTTCGCCCGCCAGCACATCGCGCGGCCCGATGATACCTTCCCGGTGCAGCAACACCCCGCGCACCCCGGCTTCCGTCGCCGGCGCGTTATAGTCCTTCAACGCCACCAGCGGCCGCTGCTGCCAGTTGTATTTGTGCAACCCCGGCAACGGGGTCAATGACGCCGCCAGCCCGATGGCGTTCTCCAGCCCGGCGGCATCGCAGCCGCAGAGCAGACCGAAGGCGACCGCCGCACCAAGTGACTGGTGTTGGCACACGCCGTACACCTGCTGAAAACGTTCCGGGCTGGGTTGCTGAGACAGGATCACGCGGGCATTGATTTCCCAGCCAGCGACCAGCGCACACAGCCACTGCGCCCCCGAAACCCGGTGTTCACCCAATGCGGCCAGCGCCGCCGCCACTAGCGTAGCGCCGGGATGTCCCATTCCCCGCCCTGCCAGTTCAAGACCATCATCGTAATCGAGCGCATTCATTGCCACC
This sequence is a window from Dickeya aquatica. Protein-coding genes within it:
- a CDS encoding methyl-accepting chemotaxis protein, which encodes MNTVLGAYNNFRVGVKLAIGFGLILLMAAIIMLSGINGFRNIEAYSKKSIISNNVNNYLEEARRERLRFQYTHDYAAINKNGELINKITRELDTAQTLKWDADTRVVLDKIIQTLKEYAATRENLIAASQKRDDAAKKLDNDTITVAIDNLHQQFERATLPADLRLDYLALHERFSTIRNLAHELTLTQSDKTEARLRKMLTDTGTLINQLLPRFANEQQDGLNRVWQQFVTYNGDVTLYTAAYQAEIDAAQRMTSIANTLNQAVDQLYQAQLVKVSNIITQSQYSQLFIGIAIIVAGILMAWRITLQLTRPLHQSLSMAEKIANGDLSASLSVSRKDELGQLMNAMNDMSLKLREMIGSIREGVNSVASAASEIAAGNTDLSSRTEQQSAAVVETAASMEQLTSTVKQNADNAHHASQLAADASTNASKGGAIVTDVVKTMSDIAGSSKRISEITSVINGIAFQTNILALNAAVEAARAGEQGRGFAVVAGEVRNLAQRSAQAAKEIETLIGESVSRVNTGSRLVESAGKTMDDIIRSISHVHDIMDEIASASDEQSRGINQISTAVAEMDATTQQNAALVEESSAAANSLEEQSVALAQAVSVFRLGNEGATAPHNRVAATAARKPLMLATESGSKHDWESF
- a CDS encoding transporter substrate-binding domain-containing protein gives rise to the protein MHLSFRSFFGTWFAALALAGTAWLAQADTPTSTWQQIKQRGELRIGVAQGEPWYFKNPATGEWDGIGYQVGKVLAKDLGVRLVAVETTWGNAVAALQTGQIDTMLVLDPTDERKKAVDFPEQPFFWYAQGVLVRDGISVTNWEDLNRPDIKIGVTLGSSPDLLLTKTLPNAQLVRFPNMDEGVAAFYAGRVDALSYFHPALALQQAKVGKGNLILPKPIVAVSTSGAIRKENDPALRQFLSDEFGKLYQSGQIQQFYEQALKARGVDISKVPPVIREAWK